GCATATCGGTTTTCCCGCGGTCGGCTGGTTTCAGATGATCGACCTGTTGCAGGTGGCGGCGTCGTGCTTCGTCATCATCGTCGCGCAGAGCGCCGCCACGAGCCGCGCGTTCGCGCAGCGCTACGGCGAACGCGTGGACGAAGACCAGAACCTGCTCGGGCTGGCCGCCGCGAATGCGGCCGCTTCGCTGAGCGGCGCGTTCGTCGTGAACGGCAGCCTCACGCAAACGGCCATGGCCGATCAGGCTGGCGCGCGCAGCCAGTTCGCGCAACTCGTGTTCGCGGGCGTGGTGGTGGTCGTGCTGCTGTTCCTGAGCCGCCTGCTCCAATATCTGCCGCACTGCGTGCTCGCGGCCATCGTTTTCACGATCGCGGCGGGACTGGTCAATCTGCGCCAGCTCGTCGACATCCGGCGTGAAAGCCCCGGCGAATTCCGCCTCGCGGTCACGACGGCGCTCGCCGTGGTCGTGATCGGCGTGGAAAACGGCATTCTCATCGCGATCGGGCTTTCGCTGCTGCGCCACGTGCGCCATAGCTACCGGCCGCACACGATGGTGCTCGTGCCCAACGACGCCGGCGAGTGGATGCCCGAGCCCACGCGCGCGGGCCAACTCACGGCGGCCGGCCTGATCGTCTACCGCTTCGGCGCGGATCTGTTCTATGCGAACGATCACTTGTTCGTCGACGAGGTGCGTCTGCTGATCGATCGTGCGCCCACGCCCGTGCGCTCGTTCGTGGTGGATGCGGCGGCGATCACGGACCTCGATTATTCGGCGGGGCGCAGCGTGATCGACCTGTGCGCGGAACTCGCCGAGCGCGGCGTGCAGGTGCTGTTCGGTCGCGTGAACCGCTATTTGCGCGCCGATATGGATCGCCACGGCATCACGGCCGTGGTCGGCGAGAAGCACATTTTCCCCACGCTGCACGAAGCGCTCGCGGCGGTGCGGCCCGACCTCGAATCGAAATCGGAAGGTTGACGCAAGTGAAGCAGGAGGACGCGCAATCGGCGGGAGTCCTGATCGATTGCGCAGGCGTTATCAGGCAAGCTTTACGTGGCCGATGCCAGCACGCGTGCGCCGGAAAATGTCACGAGGCGTCCAGACAAACCCCGATTGCCCTGGCGATTTGCGCACTGATATCGTGCGCCAGATGCGCTGTGGAAGCGCTTCCACCCACATAATCCGGCTTGCGA
The Paraburkholderia acidisoli genome window above contains:
- a CDS encoding SulP family inorganic anion transporter, which codes for MAFELFRGVRPLTKAAAIRDALAGLQLASMNVPQLLGYARIAGMPAVTGLYTGFLPLIAFALFGASRHLVVAADSATATIFASRLTTMAAPASAEYVALAGMTALLTAVLLLIARVFRLGFLADFLSRTVLVGFLTGVGVQVGVAMLGDMLGLDVNSRRTVLQIKQIVLQLPAIHWPTLAISVAVVAAILVFKRVRPRWPVPLVAVVASIAASAAFGFAGHGIAVIGPVAGGLPHIGFPAVGWFQMIDLLQVAASCFVIIVAQSAATSRAFAQRYGERVDEDQNLLGLAAANAAASLSGAFVVNGSLTQTAMADQAGARSQFAQLVFAGVVVVVLLFLSRLLQYLPHCVLAAIVFTIAAGLVNLRQLVDIRRESPGEFRLAVTTALAVVVIGVENGILIAIGLSLLRHVRHSYRPHTMVLVPNDAGEWMPEPTRAGQLTAAGLIVYRFGADLFYANDHLFVDEVRLLIDRAPTPVRSFVVDAAAITDLDYSAGRSVIDLCAELAERGVQVLFGRVNRYLRADMDRHGITAVVGEKHIFPTLHEALAAVRPDLESKSEG